A portion of the Microbulbifer agarilyticus genome contains these proteins:
- a CDS encoding sensor domain-containing diguanylate cyclase: MEMAEQSTGDTMEITASPTNEILRSDSADPVAQARALELRRRIQASGYMLIFALAITGAMGVIALMSADVVLSATLFAVAGIILLSYVGVNVAGPSRKTPMLVGALLLVLFFYLLLSGGVNNTGLMWAVMLVPGFINLYGYKWGTVTLAGVGATTGLILFYPDFPGLLAEYDTAHRARFIAVFGALTALTAILDSSRHQTQQMLHKLTAELENHASTDALTGLANRREAYRAIDEMERRNRELAGRYTVLIGDLDSFKAINDTYGHCFGDRILQDVAQTLQDNTRADDVVARWGGEEFLILLPNTDVQGGGILAEKLRHKVEALSAQYEEDVKISISFGVAEGGSNAKQSGQSQLLAEADSRLYRAKDSGRNQVITA, translated from the coding sequence ATGGAAATGGCCGAACAGAGTACTGGCGATACCATGGAAATCACTGCATCACCCACCAACGAAATCTTGCGCAGCGACAGCGCCGACCCGGTCGCGCAGGCGCGCGCACTGGAACTGCGCCGGCGGATCCAGGCCTCGGGCTATATGCTGATCTTTGCCCTCGCCATTACCGGCGCCATGGGCGTCATTGCGCTGATGTCTGCGGATGTGGTGCTGTCCGCAACCCTGTTCGCTGTAGCCGGGATCATTCTGCTGTCCTACGTGGGCGTGAATGTCGCCGGACCCAGCCGTAAGACACCGATGCTGGTGGGTGCCCTGTTACTGGTACTGTTCTTCTATCTGTTGCTGTCCGGCGGCGTGAATAACACCGGGCTGATGTGGGCGGTCATGCTGGTGCCGGGCTTTATCAACCTGTATGGCTACAAGTGGGGCACGGTGACCCTTGCTGGTGTCGGCGCCACCACCGGGCTGATCCTGTTCTACCCGGATTTCCCCGGGCTGCTGGCAGAGTACGATACCGCCCACCGCGCGCGCTTTATCGCCGTATTCGGCGCCCTCACTGCGCTGACCGCGATCCTCGACAGCAGCCGTCACCAGACCCAGCAAATGCTGCACAAGCTCACCGCAGAGCTGGAAAACCATGCCAGCACCGATGCACTCACCGGGCTGGCCAACCGCCGTGAAGCCTACCGCGCCATCGACGAGATGGAACGGCGCAACCGCGAACTGGCCGGGCGCTACACGGTCCTGATTGGCGACCTGGACAGCTTCAAGGCCATCAACGACACCTACGGCCACTGCTTCGGCGACCGCATCCTGCAGGACGTCGCGCAGACGCTGCAGGACAATACCCGAGCGGATGATGTGGTAGCGCGTTGGGGGGGCGAGGAGTTCTTGATCCTGCTGCCCAATACGGACGTACAGGGCGGCGGCATACTGGCCGAAAAGCTGCGCCACAAGGTGGAGGCGTTGAGCGCCCAGTACGAAGAGGATGTGAAGATTTCCATCAGCTTCGGCGTTGCCGAAGGTGGCAGCAACGCCAAACAGAGCGGGCAGAGCCAGCTACTCGCAGAAGCCGATTCCCGCCTTTACCGGGCCAAGGACAGCGGTCGCAATCAGGTCATCACCGCCTGA
- a CDS encoding macro domain-containing protein — translation MGRLLLICEDVLSLEADALVCPAHKHLIRGRGLSAQVYDRAGDALVSECSQLPECPVGEARVSAAPNLLVNHLIHTVTPQWSSGDQWGAQGVAQLRECYDSVLALARERGLRRLLFPALGAGTNRFPHEIAAHQGLTALRAAQDDFSQLTVSLHSRAALATWRKVDARFFSENQNGGDPAASA, via the coding sequence ATGGGGCGGCTGCTACTGATTTGTGAAGACGTTCTCAGTCTGGAGGCCGATGCACTGGTGTGTCCCGCCCACAAGCACCTGATTCGGGGGCGCGGGCTGTCTGCACAGGTCTACGATCGCGCCGGTGACGCACTGGTCAGTGAATGCTCACAGTTGCCGGAGTGCCCGGTGGGAGAGGCCCGGGTGAGTGCTGCGCCCAACCTTCTTGTGAATCATCTGATCCATACAGTCACTCCACAGTGGAGCAGTGGCGATCAGTGGGGTGCGCAGGGAGTGGCGCAATTGCGCGAGTGCTATGACAGTGTACTGGCGCTCGCTCGGGAGCGCGGCTTGCGCCGTTTGCTATTCCCGGCACTCGGTGCCGGCACCAATCGCTTCCCCCATGAAATTGCAGCCCACCAGGGGCTCACGGCCCTGCGTGCCGCGCAGGATGACTTTTCGCAGCTGACCGTAAGCCTGCACTCGCGGGCGGCGCTCGCCACCTGGCGCAAAGTAGATGCGCGTTTTTTTTCTGAAAATCAAAACGGCGGTGATCCGGCAGCTTCGGCTTAA
- a CDS encoding acyl-CoA thioesterase, with protein MFSFQIEPRFSETDALGHINNTVVPVWFEQGRTPIFELFNPTLDLQKWNLILKKMDVDFVAQIYLYSPVEIRTSLSNVGNTSMTIHQEVWQKGKLVAQGDCVMVHFDYAQQTKAPIPEDVKQTLLEHLA; from the coding sequence ATGTTCAGCTTTCAGATCGAACCCCGCTTCAGCGAAACCGATGCCCTCGGGCATATCAACAACACCGTGGTACCGGTGTGGTTTGAGCAGGGGCGCACACCGATCTTCGAGCTGTTCAATCCCACCCTGGATCTGCAGAAGTGGAATCTGATCCTGAAGAAAATGGATGTGGATTTCGTCGCGCAGATCTACCTCTACTCGCCGGTGGAGATCCGCACCAGCCTGAGTAACGTGGGCAATACCTCAATGACCATTCATCAGGAAGTGTGGCAGAAAGGCAAGCTGGTGGCGCAGGGGGATTGTGTGATGGTGCACTTTGACTATGCGCAGCAGACCAAGGCACCGATTCCGGAAGATGTTAAACAGACGCTGCTGGAGCATCTGGCTTAA
- a CDS encoding C39 family peptidase, which yields MTLRKVFLVAALMFCAKGHALCPEGSTFDSSLDFCATETDAFGPFTNAMVDKCVAYGGGSACTNTYTYPVQGTNVEVLRWSRGFTENLRGTGSCPDDTVRSPTYGGHCFEQVSGAENNVYGNFKGEEVEACDRLGGGTACYTNRWSANFYLAVKDEIANAPDPDPAPQLVNKFGVWLWYIDEAGLGRTHTQLADELAAMGVKRIFIKIADGSQNCGLFADACSTTTTDIYRSRGIEPWAWSYNYPGNESAQADALYYAAKYGYVGFVLDVEVEFNNTTTELHSIYQAMLSARDDAERDGHFSGSFPIGTTTWGNPMDQGMNVGIIDQYVDFHMPQTYVEVWGQPYMQAAKQWIAAGNCEYREMGAQKPIWHIVSTEYDDITPAQLTDFLEAAGPNTSVWRVPGGSVPQAVWNDWAALDWNMSEFDATDCNTGNNNLTDYLGDSGVIVDPVDPVDPPAPVAIPYWKQTENYYDPYGTCSITSLAMVTDHFGFTSPAANGRTPDYLYEELGGVLQTVPDLEWGFNQMAIRAGSSKRADSKTNGTIQELRDAVTTGKLAIVHGWFTNPGHIMVVTDFDGEYYTVNDPFGQWNLQKWGSYNSNVSGEGVRYPKDAFEYAINDNGTGDDLWLHIYE from the coding sequence ATGACGCTCAGAAAAGTTTTTCTGGTGGCGGCGCTAATGTTTTGCGCAAAAGGACATGCCCTGTGTCCGGAAGGCTCCACCTTTGATTCCTCATTAGATTTTTGTGCAACCGAAACCGATGCTTTTGGTCCATTCACCAATGCCATGGTCGACAAGTGCGTTGCCTATGGCGGTGGCAGCGCTTGCACCAATACTTATACCTACCCGGTACAGGGTACCAATGTTGAAGTACTGCGCTGGTCCCGCGGCTTCACCGAAAACCTGCGCGGCACCGGCAGCTGTCCGGACGACACCGTGCGCTCCCCTACCTACGGAGGCCACTGTTTTGAACAGGTGAGCGGTGCGGAAAATAATGTGTACGGCAACTTCAAGGGCGAAGAGGTTGAGGCCTGCGACCGCCTAGGTGGAGGCACTGCTTGTTACACCAATCGCTGGTCGGCGAATTTCTACCTCGCGGTAAAAGATGAAATTGCCAATGCGCCGGATCCAGATCCCGCTCCGCAGCTGGTGAATAAATTCGGTGTCTGGCTGTGGTATATCGATGAGGCCGGTCTCGGTCGCACCCACACGCAGCTGGCAGATGAGCTGGCGGCAATGGGTGTAAAGCGTATCTTTATCAAGATCGCTGACGGTTCGCAGAACTGTGGCCTGTTTGCCGATGCCTGTTCGACCACCACCACCGATATTTACCGCTCCCGCGGTATCGAGCCCTGGGCCTGGTCCTATAACTACCCGGGCAATGAAAGCGCGCAGGCGGATGCACTTTATTATGCCGCTAAATACGGCTATGTCGGTTTTGTCTTGGATGTGGAGGTAGAGTTCAACAACACCACTACCGAACTGCACAGCATTTATCAGGCAATGCTTTCCGCACGTGATGACGCGGAACGCGATGGACATTTCTCTGGCAGTTTCCCCATCGGCACCACCACTTGGGGTAACCCGATGGATCAGGGGATGAATGTAGGCATCATCGACCAGTATGTGGATTTCCACATGCCGCAGACCTATGTGGAAGTCTGGGGCCAGCCCTACATGCAGGCGGCCAAGCAGTGGATTGCTGCGGGTAACTGTGAATACCGCGAAATGGGTGCGCAGAAGCCGATCTGGCATATTGTTTCCACCGAGTACGACGATATCACCCCGGCACAGCTGACCGACTTCCTCGAAGCGGCCGGCCCGAATACCTCGGTCTGGCGTGTGCCCGGCGGCTCCGTACCGCAGGCCGTGTGGAATGACTGGGCGGCACTCGACTGGAATATGTCCGAGTTTGATGCGACCGACTGCAATACCGGTAACAATAACCTGACCGATTATCTGGGTGATTCCGGTGTGATTGTCGATCCCGTTGATCCGGTAGACCCGCCGGCGCCGGTTGCGATTCCCTACTGGAAACAAACCGAAAACTACTATGACCCCTACGGCACCTGCTCCATCACCTCACTGGCGATGGTTACCGACCACTTCGGTTTCACCAGCCCCGCCGCTAATGGCCGAACCCCGGATTACCTGTACGAAGAACTCGGTGGGGTACTGCAAACGGTGCCGGACCTGGAGTGGGGCTTTAACCAGATGGCGATTCGCGCCGGCAGCAGCAAGCGCGCGGACAGCAAAACCAACGGCACCATTCAGGAGCTGCGCGACGCAGTGACTACCGGCAAGCTGGCGATTGTGCACGGCTGGTTCACCAACCCGGGCCACATCATGGTGGTGACCGACTTTGATGGTGAGTACTACACCGTGAATGATCCGTTCGGTCAGTGGAACCTGCAGAAGTGGGGCAGCTACAACTCCAATGTTTCCGGCGAAGGCGTACGCTACCCGAAAGACGCCTTTGAGTACGCCATTAACGACAATGGCACTGGCGACGATCTATGGCTGCACATCTATGAATAA
- a CDS encoding outer membrane beta-barrel protein: MFSKNKLALALAVSAISISAQAEDFYIGGNIGYSDMDNTATSGSFSSEFVTGPGTTLPAGVALPAGTDVGWNTNVDSGTAYSLTLGYNMGQIRFEAEYARSMNDVDSHSNVSTAGIALGSEDAGVLVTGAPDSLGVTVADLVANGRGEFDASYLFANVYYDFDLGSPFKPYIGAGIGNADVDIEYRPSGVTIINDDDSVFAYQIMAGVNFDATEQLTVFGGVRWRETDDIRVNADLFDARFDMEMSSFVAELGTRFNF; the protein is encoded by the coding sequence ATGTTCAGCAAAAACAAACTCGCCCTTGCCCTGGCGGTGAGCGCAATTTCTATCTCTGCACAGGCGGAGGATTTCTATATTGGCGGTAACATCGGTTACAGCGATATGGATAACACCGCCACTAGTGGCAGCTTCAGTAGTGAATTCGTAACCGGGCCGGGCACCACCCTGCCGGCCGGCGTTGCCCTGCCCGCGGGTACCGATGTGGGTTGGAATACCAATGTCGACAGTGGTACCGCCTACAGCCTGACCCTCGGCTACAACATGGGGCAGATTCGCTTCGAAGCCGAGTACGCGCGCTCCATGAATGATGTTGATTCCCACAGCAATGTTTCCACCGCGGGTATCGCGCTGGGCAGTGAAGATGCCGGGGTTCTGGTGACGGGTGCGCCGGACAGTCTGGGTGTGACTGTTGCGGACCTGGTCGCTAATGGTCGCGGTGAATTCGATGCGAGCTATTTGTTTGCCAACGTGTATTACGACTTCGATCTGGGCAGCCCCTTTAAGCCCTACATCGGCGCTGGTATTGGTAACGCCGATGTCGACATAGAGTATCGTCCGTCCGGGGTAACGATCATTAACGATGACGACAGTGTCTTCGCCTATCAGATAATGGCCGGTGTTAACTTTGATGCCACCGAGCAGCTGACCGTATTCGGTGGCGTGCGCTGGCGCGAAACCGACGATATCCGCGTCAATGCGGACCTGTTCGACGCGCGTTTTGATATGGAAATGAGCAGCTTTGTTGCCGAGCTGGGTACCCGCTTCAATTTCTGA
- a CDS encoding transporter substrate-binding domain-containing protein, which produces MPTNQRVILGLCLICIVFLCGGCDRTSKDSETRQPGTVGAENGEVDHSSTDSDADGATINGTAGQPHKKFTGKAAQKGDLRPSAVWDPDTTAEYPIGAFNNYIETGDLNAIKKRGMLRILIDIANTDSLHRAATQQDIEIELARRKAEKLGLEPVVLFVENFDRLIPLLIEGKGDIIANNLVPTRERAELIDFSKTVGKTHDTLVSNTDTPEVKAGDSLEGKTLAVTKGTVFETRGREIAKQHPGLKLEVVTQNYVELAIDVSMGHIDFTVIDEQIFDLVQQFRDNIKKNVVFEREDPLTIGIRKDSPQLKQALNEAIRSIKLTNPYERHIGDLDSIKERGVLRAVTRNHPGTYFMWKGRVMGYEYELLQQFAKSLGVRLEIVVAPTHREIFTMVRDGKADVAASLISDTDARDEAGMDFGPHYIQAAVSIVGQPEDKLETLEDLNGRTIHLLKSSSQFELLMQLMQERPEFKDLKIDIALVPENLTIPQILDHVADGEYDLTIADDVTVRLEKHWRDDIVKIYDLKIEDNFYAWMVRENNPELLAAIEKFFNTPKIVKLRETLYKKYFDQPRRTRDEIKYLSEKGEISPYDELVKKYAEEFNFDWRLIVAQMFQESSFNPKAKSWVGAQGLMQVMPDTGKQVGENNLFDPETSVRAGLKYLRWLYRKFEDKGISPENRMWFTLASYNAGLGHVYDAQDLAEEKGWDRNVWFGNVENAMLLLAERKYYSKARYGYARGQEPYDYVRKISQRFRTYAALLEAYRRQQDVSAIHCVVAGAWPDWLDSYATGAGRDARRCLNARALASTH; this is translated from the coding sequence ATGCCAACCAACCAGCGAGTAATTCTGGGCCTGTGCCTAATCTGCATAGTGTTTTTATGTGGTGGCTGCGACCGTACATCGAAAGATTCAGAAACCCGACAACCAGGCACAGTTGGCGCTGAAAATGGCGAGGTCGATCATTCGTCCACTGACAGTGATGCTGACGGCGCCACTATAAATGGCACGGCGGGCCAACCCCATAAGAAGTTCACCGGTAAAGCGGCGCAAAAAGGCGACCTCCGGCCTAGCGCTGTATGGGATCCAGACACCACCGCGGAATACCCAATTGGCGCATTCAATAACTATATCGAAACCGGTGATCTGAACGCGATTAAGAAGCGCGGCATGCTGCGTATCCTGATTGACATCGCCAACACAGATTCTTTGCACCGCGCGGCGACACAGCAGGACATTGAGATTGAATTGGCACGCCGCAAGGCGGAAAAGCTGGGTCTCGAACCCGTGGTGCTGTTCGTGGAAAATTTTGACCGACTTATTCCACTATTGATCGAAGGCAAGGGCGATATCATCGCGAACAATTTGGTGCCCACCAGAGAACGTGCTGAACTTATCGACTTCAGTAAAACTGTCGGCAAGACCCACGACACCCTGGTATCGAACACGGATACGCCGGAGGTCAAGGCCGGCGATTCCCTGGAAGGTAAAACCCTCGCGGTTACCAAGGGAACTGTTTTTGAGACCCGCGGCAGGGAAATCGCCAAACAGCACCCGGGCCTGAAACTCGAGGTGGTCACTCAAAATTATGTCGAACTGGCAATTGACGTTTCCATGGGGCATATCGACTTCACGGTAATCGATGAACAGATTTTCGATTTGGTGCAACAATTCCGTGACAATATCAAAAAGAATGTGGTGTTTGAGCGTGAAGACCCTCTGACCATCGGTATTCGCAAAGACTCACCACAGTTGAAACAGGCGCTCAATGAGGCCATTCGCAGTATCAAACTGACCAACCCCTACGAACGCCATATCGGAGACCTGGACTCAATCAAGGAGCGAGGTGTGCTCCGCGCGGTGACCCGCAACCATCCCGGTACCTATTTTATGTGGAAGGGACGGGTGATGGGATACGAATACGAACTGCTGCAGCAGTTTGCCAAGAGCCTCGGTGTCCGACTGGAGATTGTGGTTGCGCCCACCCACCGCGAAATATTCACCATGGTGCGTGACGGCAAAGCAGATGTAGCCGCCAGCCTGATCTCTGACACCGACGCGCGGGATGAGGCCGGCATGGACTTTGGCCCCCACTACATACAGGCAGCGGTATCCATTGTCGGTCAGCCGGAGGACAAGTTAGAGACACTGGAAGACCTGAACGGCAGAACCATCCATTTGCTGAAGTCGAGTAGCCAGTTCGAACTGCTGATGCAGCTGATGCAGGAGCGACCAGAGTTTAAGGATTTAAAAATCGATATTGCGCTGGTACCGGAAAACCTGACCATCCCCCAGATTCTCGATCATGTGGCCGATGGCGAGTACGACCTTACGATTGCCGATGACGTGACCGTGCGTCTGGAAAAACATTGGCGCGACGACATCGTCAAAATTTACGACCTTAAAATTGAAGATAATTTTTACGCGTGGATGGTGCGGGAAAATAATCCAGAGCTGCTCGCTGCAATAGAGAAGTTTTTCAACACCCCCAAAATCGTCAAACTGCGCGAGACTCTGTACAAGAAATATTTTGACCAACCGCGTAGAACACGGGATGAAATCAAGTACCTTAGCGAGAAGGGTGAGATTTCTCCCTATGACGAGCTGGTAAAAAAATATGCGGAGGAGTTTAACTTCGACTGGCGATTGATCGTCGCGCAAATGTTTCAGGAAAGCTCGTTCAACCCCAAAGCAAAATCCTGGGTTGGTGCGCAGGGTCTGATGCAGGTCATGCCGGATACCGGCAAGCAGGTGGGCGAGAATAACCTGTTCGACCCTGAGACCAGTGTGCGCGCCGGCCTGAAGTATCTGCGCTGGCTGTATCGCAAATTTGAAGACAAGGGTATCAGCCCCGAGAACAGAATGTGGTTTACCCTCGCCTCATATAACGCTGGCCTCGGACATGTGTACGACGCACAGGACCTGGCGGAGGAAAAAGGCTGGGACCGCAATGTCTGGTTTGGCAACGTGGAAAACGCCATGCTGCTGCTGGCAGAAAGGAAATACTACTCCAAGGCACGTTACGGTTATGCACGCGGGCAGGAACCCTACGATTACGTACGCAAAATATCCCAGCGCTTTCGCACCTATGCGGCACTGCTGGAAGCCTACCGTCGCCAGCAGGACGTCAGCGCGATTCACTGTGTGGTAGCTGGAGCCTGGCCGGATTGGCTTGATTCCTATGCTACGGGTGCCGGCCGCGACGCGAGACGGTGCCTGAATGCGCGGGCACTGGCCAGTACCCACTGA
- the typA gene encoding translational GTPase TypA, whose product MIDNLRNIAIIAHVDHGKTTLVDKLLQQSGTLDRRSADSERVMDSNDQEKERGITILAKNTAINWNDYRINIVDTPGHADFGGEVERVLSMVDSVLLLVDAVDGPMPQTRFVTQKAFEQGLNPIVVINKIDRPGARPDWVMDQVFDLFDSLGATDEQLDFPVIYASALNGIAGNDETDMADDMTPLFQMIVDKVEPPKVDQDGPFQMQISALDYNSYVGVIGVGRITRGTLKPNQQTVVLDREGNSRKAKVLQVMGYLGLERVEVEQASAGDIVCITGVGELNISDTLCDPENPEVLPALTVDEPTVSMTFQVNDSPFAGLDGKYVTSRNIKERLDQELIHNVALRVEQGDSPDKFKVSGRGELHLSVLIESMRREGFELGVSRPEVVQKIVDGEVQEPYEQVVIDVEDQHQGSIMEELGLRKAELTNMEPDGKGRVRLTFVVPSRGMIGFRNQFLTLTSGSGIMTSIFDHYGPVKEGDVTSRINGVLVSMVKGKTLAYALYALQDRGRLFLGHGEEIYEGQIVGLHSRDNDLVVNPTKAKQLTNVRAAGTDEALTLTPPIRHTLEQALEFIEDDELCEVTPNHIRLRKKILQENMRKRAKK is encoded by the coding sequence GTGATAGACAATCTTCGCAATATCGCGATCATCGCCCACGTTGACCACGGTAAGACCACCCTGGTGGACAAGCTGCTGCAGCAGTCCGGCACCCTCGACCGCCGCAGCGCCGATTCCGAGCGCGTGATGGACTCCAACGATCAGGAAAAAGAGCGCGGCATTACCATCCTCGCCAAGAACACCGCGATCAACTGGAACGACTACCGCATCAACATCGTGGACACCCCGGGGCACGCCGACTTCGGTGGTGAGGTAGAGCGCGTACTGTCTATGGTGGACTCGGTGCTACTGTTGGTAGACGCGGTAGACGGCCCCATGCCGCAGACCCGCTTCGTAACCCAGAAGGCGTTCGAGCAGGGCCTCAACCCGATCGTGGTCATCAATAAGATCGACCGCCCGGGCGCGCGTCCGGACTGGGTCATGGACCAGGTGTTCGACCTGTTCGACAGCCTCGGTGCCACCGACGAGCAGCTGGACTTCCCGGTGATCTACGCCTCGGCCCTGAACGGTATCGCCGGTAACGACGAAACCGATATGGCGGACGACATGACCCCGCTGTTCCAGATGATCGTCGACAAGGTTGAGCCGCCCAAGGTTGACCAGGACGGCCCCTTCCAGATGCAGATCTCCGCACTGGACTACAACAGCTACGTGGGCGTGATCGGTGTTGGCCGCATCACCCGCGGCACCCTGAAGCCGAACCAGCAGACCGTTGTACTCGACCGCGAAGGCAACTCCCGCAAGGCCAAGGTACTGCAGGTAATGGGTTACCTGGGCCTCGAGCGTGTGGAAGTGGAACAGGCCAGCGCTGGTGACATCGTCTGTATTACCGGTGTGGGCGAGCTGAATATTTCCGACACCCTGTGTGACCCGGAAAACCCGGAAGTACTGCCTGCGCTGACCGTGGACGAGCCCACCGTAAGCATGACTTTCCAGGTGAACGACTCGCCGTTCGCCGGCCTGGACGGCAAGTACGTCACCAGCCGCAATATCAAGGAGCGCCTGGACCAGGAACTGATCCACAACGTGGCACTGCGTGTGGAGCAGGGCGATTCTCCGGACAAGTTCAAAGTATCCGGCCGCGGTGAACTGCACCTGTCGGTACTGATCGAATCCATGCGTCGCGAAGGCTTCGAGCTGGGTGTATCCCGTCCGGAAGTAGTACAGAAAATTGTCGATGGTGAAGTACAGGAACCTTACGAGCAGGTAGTGATCGACGTCGAAGATCAGCACCAGGGTTCCATTATGGAAGAGCTGGGTCTGCGCAAGGCCGAACTCACTAACATGGAGCCGGACGGCAAGGGCCGCGTGCGCCTGACCTTCGTGGTACCGTCCCGCGGCATGATCGGTTTCCGTAACCAGTTCCTGACCCTGACCAGTGGCTCCGGCATCATGACCAGCATCTTCGACCACTACGGTCCGGTGAAGGAAGGTGACGTAACCAGCCGCATCAACGGTGTACTGGTATCCATGGTGAAAGGCAAGACGCTGGCCTACGCCCTGTATGCACTGCAGGACCGCGGCCGTCTGTTCCTGGGCCACGGTGAAGAAATTTATGAAGGCCAGATCGTCGGCCTGCACTCCCGCGACAACGACCTGGTGGTTAACCCCACCAAGGCCAAGCAGCTCACCAATGTGCGCGCCGCGGGTACCGATGAAGCCCTGACCCTGACACCGCCGATCCGCCACACCCTGGAACAGGCACTGGAATTTATCGAAGACGACGAGCTGTGTGAGGTAACCCCGAACCACATCCGTCTGCGCAAAAAAATCCTGCAGGAAAATATGCGCAAGCGCGCGAAGAAGTAA
- a CDS encoding glutathione S-transferase family protein yields the protein MKLFGSFTSPFVRHCRIALMQSGLDWEMAELDIHTSKDPRTPTLRVPFLEDGALRLTDSTSIVKYVREKSGQAFISDIRDLDRYCLANTLLDSAINLFLLERTGLDLNENVYTRRQQKRVASILGELNAAPLPVAGEFNDAHYRVAVGVAWGQFRNRFSIDGHENLQRLLEVASEDPIFVATAPPA from the coding sequence ATGAAACTTTTTGGTAGCTTCACCTCACCTTTTGTACGCCACTGCCGTATTGCCTTGATGCAGTCAGGTCTCGACTGGGAAATGGCCGAACTGGATATTCATACCAGCAAGGATCCCCGTACGCCAACCCTGCGTGTGCCTTTCCTGGAAGATGGCGCGCTCAGGCTGACCGATTCCACGTCCATCGTAAAATATGTCCGCGAAAAATCGGGGCAGGCATTTATCAGTGATATCAGAGATCTCGATCGCTACTGTCTCGCAAATACCTTGCTCGATAGCGCGATAAATTTGTTCCTGCTGGAGCGCACTGGCCTGGACCTGAATGAGAACGTGTACACCCGTCGCCAGCAAAAACGTGTTGCATCCATTTTGGGTGAGCTGAACGCCGCGCCTCTGCCGGTGGCTGGCGAATTTAATGATGCTCATTATCGCGTAGCGGTCGGCGTAGCCTGGGGGCAATTCCGTAATCGCTTCTCTATTGACGGGCACGAAAACCTGCAGCGTTTACTGGAAGTTGCCAGCGAAGATCCCATATTTGTTGCGACCGCCCCGCCCGCTTAA